A segment of the Manis javanica isolate MJ-LG chromosome 10, MJ_LKY, whole genome shotgun sequence genome:
gatgctggggttcttgtttgtggagtcgaagaatgaacttagcaaatacCCATGGtaagagagccagggagaggcttttagtgagaggacagagctcctggcttgcaccaggaggggacaagagagcccgtagttcTGTGCTGTCTatgggggttttataggcagttgaggatttgggggaaccagATAAAGGCTTAAcagtgtggacttgttaagtggtccctgaatatttaaaattaacaacacaagaaatttagtgctctgatttctccctgggataccagaGTCTTGGttggggagcatatcaaacaaggtgGCCTGCCCACCCCCAAGGTGGGctaagttattgtctgtttgctaaagaataagttaagaatcttacttcttggcaaatagtgaatctgtggcatcttactacactgatggacagtgactgcaatggggtatggggggggcggtcaataatacaggtgaatgtagtaaccacattgttttttcatgtgaaaccttcataggagtgtaggtcaataataccttaataaaaaaaagagtcttACCTGTTagcttcctgggtgttaaaatacaatcttatctttaagatgggatccttcctgccttttactatgttgtttgtgactgggcTTACTTGCCATATTAGTTGtccaggttatatattacttaattaggggctggaggaggaaaagcagcatctgggtaaagttaaagataagctgggcctttaggcaggctaaagtaaattttacaatagcctcatttaattgacacaatgaagacatgggctattgtgaggtattttcttatctagcAGAtgttcaaacatttcaggccaggttactcctggctttatagttttaactaatcttcactgaagaatgcttatactcctagtttgatattttattttagagaattaatgtgactctgactttgcttaattgtttaatatggagttttggtaggggtctttttccagacgCCCTtaccctgctctgactacacccacggtccctgtctcagaatctctgtggctagttataaattactcagctgcagattaCACACCGAAATGACAGAAAGatgaatttctaaatacaagaaaatgcactgtcagttcccagaccaaagtaaagaaacttcattcccaaataaaaaatacgAGGTAcctcatgaaaaaaatttaattttaaaggcgCTGCCTCCGggcggcctctcccccgccgccccgccgcgggtcaCACTTGAACTTCAGCTCGCCCGGCCCTCGACCTCGAGGGCCCCGCCGAAAAAATTCACACACGGCAAAACGCCCAGCGGCCTCCACACCTGCGCGGCCCGGCCCGTcccctccgcctgcggccccGTCCCGGGCGGCGGTAGCAGGTCGGCGGCGCGGCCCTAGGCCCGGTGGACGCGCGCCGCGGGGCGGAGAGCAGCCGCCCTCACCACCCGATCCCGGACTTCGCCGGCGCACGGATGTCCGTCCTGGGCGCACCTGctccgctccctcccttcccgAGCGGCCCCTCCGGCGGAGCGCGCCGACTCCCAACCCCCGGCCAGGCCAAGCGAGCCCACCACCCGCGTCGGCCGCTTCCCGGCCCCACGGGCCACGCGCTGCCCGCCGAGCCACTTGCACGGCCGCCCCCTCGTCCGGCTCCACCGCGCCCTCAGGCGGAGGCAAGGGGTCCCCGCGCCCCGTCCGGGTCCGGCAGTGCCCCGAGGCCACGTACCTTCCAACTCGgagagccgtcgctgtcgccttcacccttCAAGTAGGACCCGCTCTGGACCCTCCACCGTAGATCTGCGGCAGCGGGAGCCGCTTCTCGGCCGAGATCTCTTAAGTCAAGCCGGGGCAGCGGCTCCAAGTCCGGAGATCGATCGCCGCCCCTCCACCAGCGCGAGTGGGACGTTAGGAGCCCAGCGACCGCGAGGAGGCGATCAGGCTAGGGGCGAGGTCAGTGCCGCCAGCGCATGTGCgacgggaggaaggcgcagcaaaGCACAGCATGGGCCCAGAACTTCGCGGGTCCATCAACATCTGGTCTCCGCTGGCCCGCTCGCGGACGGGACGACGGACCAAAGCACGGAGAGTGCTGCGGAGGTTGGCTCTCCCCGCGGCACTTTAGGTGCTACTGACTGTTGAAtaaggcggcggcggcgcctgcagctactacgcagccgcCGGACTTACGCGGTCTGCGCCCAATGGCTGCCCGCCCCCGACTGACGGCCCTCGCGGCAAATGAGCGCGCGGCACCGCGGCGCAGGCCTCCAGGTGTGTCTATCCCCTCCTTCTACCCTGGCCACCCCTCCCCTCCAGGACCCTCCGGGAATTGGTGACCCCCGTGCATCAGGCACTGAGATGCCTCCTTCCAGGGGCTGCGATTTCCTTGTGCGGTTCCAGCCTTGCTCTAAACAGCACCACACATTACCAGGCAGAGGGGGACAGGCCCTTCTACCTCCCATGTGGTATAAATTCAATTAACGTCTGCTCTGACCTGCGCTGATTCCATCGTTAACCGTACATACATCTCAAAATCTCCCTAATGCCAAAAAGCAGTAATGGGCGTCTGCTGTGCTTGTTTAGTGAGCCCTAAAATGAGCCAGTGGATTATGTGTTTCTTGCCATCCAGCCCCCGGCCAAGAAGGGCAAGATGCACCAGACAGTAGCTCAAAGCGTTGGCTCTTCTAATCACAAGTGAttgaaaggcaaaaatatttatatttacatgcacacactgttttccattagcttaaaaaaatctcaataatTACTTTCGCCATTATCATTTTGGGAGAATGTCAACAACATTGATCTTTCTTCCTTTAATTATGGTAAGCCCTGATAGGAGGATCCTCGGGGCTGGCTCCTCCCCACCTCCGCTCCCGTACTCAGACCGGCCTGCCTGCCTCACCTGTGTCGGGTTTCCCTCTGCGGTCCCCAGTCTCCGAGCTTGTTCCAGCTCAGCAGGTATCCCCTGACCTGAACtcctttcatgttttatattttagcaaATCCTGACTTTTTGTAAAAGAGAAATTTGAGAAGAAAACACACCCATAATTCTTTTACTGTACAAATTCTTGTTCCCATTCGCTCGCATCTACTACCATTTCCATTACTAATGTGAAGTTTTACGTGGTCTCTGCCCTAGTGCgcatatcaaattatttttacatctacTCGGCACTATTTTCTCAAGATCTAGGTCTCTGAAAACGACTATTGTATAAACTGCATCATATCCCAGCACCCTTGGGAGCCATCGTTCACCTTCCATCCCGCAGGTGCAGACAAGGTTCTTCTCCCCAGGTGTGAGCACTCACAGGTAAAGCCACCAGGGTCTCCAGGAACGCGAGCCTGCCTTTTGTGTTGTTTACTAAGCTTTCCTTTGTTTCTACAGTTGATTTCCTCATGGGGTCCATGGGGATGAATAGCTTTGTGGGTCTTGATTCCCAAAGAGACCGTGCAGATCTGCTACGACACCTGTGGCACCTGGGTGGGTTTCCCAAGGACAGAGCTGGACGGAGCCAGGTGACAGGCTTAGAACAGGTGAATCACAGGGCTTTGTGTTGGATGGGGTCCCCTCCCCTGTGCGTGGCCAGCCCTGGAGTTCGACTTCTAATAGGCGGGTGACAGGACAGTGGCTCTTCTGGGGCATTCCACGTCTCTCTCCGGCCCTCCACTGCTCTGGGGACACTGCAGCTCCTTTGTCAGGCTGTGTGACAGACAGCGACTCTCAGAGTGCTGGCACCAGCCACTAgcctccctgccccaggcctctcACCACACAGCCCACTGAGAATCTACCATCTGGGGCCTGATGCACATCCCCGTTCCTCATGGACCATGACTTCCTAGTTCTCTGTgtcccagactcaggggaggtcAGGCACCTCAAAGACCTTCCAGGATGGCTGCTTAGTGAGCTCACGGTCAGGGAACCAGATGCAAGGCCACCATGAGCCCCAGAGGATTACTCCCGGGGGGCCACAGTGCTGCCAAGGGCGGCCAGGAGCTGGTGGGTTCTGGGGACTGTGGGCAGGTTTGCCCCCAGTAGGGGCACTGGCCATCCTGCTGCTGCGCCCCTCCCATCTGCTTTCCAAGGATCCAGCAACTTGGCTCTGCCTGGAGCCACACAATAGCTTTTAGACCTAGTTGGGGAAAGAGAAGAGGCGCTTGGTGGAGTCAGCCCTTTCCAGAGCTGTACCCCAGTGACTTGGACTGGCTCAGGTGATTCTGAGCCAGGTGAGCAGAGCCCTGCAGTTCTGTGCTCTCTGTTACTCATCTCCATGCAGCTGCTCCAGATGGGGGCTGACACCCACGTGTGGGGAGGAGCCAGGGGCTGACTGGGGCCTCCAGACCCTTCCAGAGAAGACCTGTTCCTCCGGGCCTGGGGACATGGTATGTACATCCATGCATGAGttcatatgtacacacacacatatgcacagaaGAGACTCCCAGGTATGTCCCTCGTCCCTCAGCTCTCCCCCAAAGGGCTCGTCCTAGCTTCCTTGTGAAGGGATCATGTCTAGGTTCTGAGCTCTCCGAGTATGCTCCGAAGGCACCTTAAGGAGCTGGGGCACCCCTTGGGGACAGTCCTGTTCCTTCCCCCTGCCATCAGGCTCTCTGCAGCCAGGTCTCCCTTATGAGCCTGCATTTCAGAAGGACCAGTACCCACTGTTCTGGGGCTTCTCTCCATGTGTGAACTTGGCATGTGGCTGCCCTGGCTGGCCTTAGTTTACCCACTGATGCAGTGAGCAGGTGTATCAGAGCATCGCCAGGGGCCACTGTAGCTTTGCTGGTGGAGGACTCAATGCCACATTGCCCAAGTCCTGGCTGGTTCTCCCTGCATCCTGCAGTTTTCTGACAAAGGAGGGCATGTAGCACTTGAAATGTTCTCACCTCCTGCTATTTTTGCAAGAGGCCTGAACACagttgttaaaaatagaaataatgagggAAAGCAGCCACTTCTGACCTTGAGACATGAGGGCAGGACAGGATCCCAGCATCCTCTCTGGCTCCTGATGATAAATGATCATTGCACTGTGTCTGTCCTTAGCTAATTTATCCTTAGCCCAGAGAGAaagtttctgcattttttttttggaaagctgGAAGTTTCTCGAAGCCTAACAGCTTCACCTGCTCTTTTCTGTGTATTCTTTGCCTGGAATGCCATGGGGAGTCTGTCCCCACTGCTCTGGGGCCTTGCCGGAAGCCAGTGTGGTCTGGCAGACCTGGGTGTGCTGGCGTGATGCCCCTGCTTCTGCAGTTGTGCCTGGCCCCCTGCAAAGGGGCCCAGGAGGGAGACGGTATCAGAGGAGCTGCCAGGGCAGGGCACATGGGGTGGCAGGCCCCCATCCTCTGGCTACTGTGTGTACAGTGTCTCTTGAAGATGCAGAAGTCCATACCTGGAAAGCCCTTAGCATCTGCCCCAGGTGGCTTCTCCTGGATCCAGGAGGATTCAGGTGTTGGTGTCTCTTTTTACTCCCCGCACATGCATTGCCACTCCCTGCTCTGTGCTGTCGCTCTTCTGATCAAGAGGAATCCCAAGCCCCCAGGACCCTCAGAGAGTTGAGGAGGTCATCAGAGAGGCTGGCACCCACCTCCAAGATGCCCAGAAGTGAGGGTAACACTGCCTCCCCTGGCCTTGGGTTCGTGGTCTgcactgatttcagcttcaataTTTAAATTCCAGGATGAGCTCACAGTGGTGCCTTCTGTCTTCAGAGCGCTAACTCCGGAGAGACTAAGGAGGAAACAGACTAAGACTCTCCTGGAAGTTACAGGGAATGCATGcgcagctggggagcaggaggtATGTCCCCAGTCCGTGGGGGTGCCTGGCTGGTGTGAGTGCCCCAGTGTGTTTGGAAAGGGGGCAGTTTAACCTTTTGTCCTTTATAGTTGACTTCCAAGGCAGGTTTTGGGTCCGTACCAAGAGCTACCTAAACAGTTGCTTCTGCCCATCTGCTGTGTCCGCTGGGACATGGGCATGGATGTCAGCCTGCTGTCACACCTGCCTTGCATTTGTGTCCATTCACAGTTCTCAGTGTAGTTCCTGCTGGTGCAAAGAGTGGGTGTGGAGCTGTACATATATGTGAGTACACAAACCAGTGCATGGACATACATATggacatacatgcacacatgtgtgtacacacaggcACATGCCCAGGTGTGGAAAGGCATGTGCAGGTATGCATGTATATCTTCCCAGGCACTCAGTAACACTCTGCCCTAATTCCCTGGGGCCATGCAGTTGACAGCTGGCTGGTAAGTCCTGGGGAGCCCGTCCTTGGCTGGCTCATCCTGCTGCTGTGATAGAGTAGCTCTTATACTAGATGAACAGGAGCTGAACTGCCTACTGGGGATTCTCAGGGTTTCCTCTGGTCCACCAGGAAGATGGAAGCAATGAGACAATCTCATACAACAGTGATGCCTAAAGTTTGCATAATCTTTCATGTCattcaaaataacataaaaatagtaACACAGAAGATTAATGGGctagcccaaagtcacacagcaactcAGCAACGCAGCTGCTCCCAGGAAGCCTGCCCTCACTGCACAATTTGACTGGCCAGCTTTCAGAGAACTTCTGACTTCAACAGAAGCCCAGGGAAACACACCTTGTGCCAGTGAATTTCTCCATATTCCAGGAAATGATGCACAGCCACGGGCTCAGCAGCCTCCCAGGTAGGGTGTGGCATGTACCCCCAGAGCCTGAGGGTGGGTGACCTGGCTGTCAGTTCCAACAGTGGGCTCGAGGGATAAGGGGAGGTGAGAGGGCCCAGGGGTCTTGCTTTGAAACCAGCATCAGCCACTCAAGATGGACAGGGAGGTGGTGCCAGGTGGGTTTAGGGGAAGACAAAAGCCCGCGGTCCATGCGGGGCTGAGAGTCTATGACGTGACCTCAGTGAAAACTGCTCTGCTTTGTGCTTTGTGCCCAGCCAACCTGCTGTCTGACTCCACAACCACCACGCCAGAACAGCACATCGCGAGCATACGCGACCACACGCGCCTGGGCCCAGCCAGCCTCATGGGCAGTGCCCAGTGCTCTGTCTCCACTGGGCTCTCTGGGAGGGCCGCTCCCTGAGGGCTCACAGGCAGACGTGGTCCAGGGGAGGGTGGGCCTGAGTGGCCTCCAGCAGCTTGGGCTGGGTGCTCCCGGGAGTGTCCAGGGCCTGACACTGTCACCACGTTAGCTCCTGCCTCTCTTCCTCGGGACAGGGAGGCCCCGCCTGAGGCCCCATGGCTACTAGACACCCCTGCTATGCTGCCTTCACTGATTTCCTCACTTTCAGAACCTCTCCACTTCCAGGGCACAGCTCAGCCATCCCGTGCAGGCTCCTCTAACATGGCCATGCCTCCCGTGGGCAGGAACCCTGTTCTGAGCACCTTTGGGCATGCCACACTTCACACACCTGCTCTCCAGGCCTGCTTAGCTTGTCATTTCCTCCTGTGCCCAGAAGGGGATACTGAACCTTTGTGCCACAGAGCTGGGCTGTGGGGTCTGGGGTCCTCTTACTGCCCAGGATTCCAGGTAGCCTCAGAGAAATGCTAAGGTTGGCCGTCCCACATGCCACGCACCTGTGCCATgttccctccatccatccacagCGGAACCTGCAGCCCCAGGCCAGTACAGGGCTGGTACACAGGTGGCAGCAGAGGGATGTGAGTAGAGCCCTGGCAGAGGGGCAGTGGGTACATGGGCACACGCCTGAGTGTGAATCCCAGCAGCATTATTATGACCAGATTTTAGAAATGGGCATATTTGTTGGGATGAAACCCTCACATTGCTCCTCATTGTAACTGTGAAGATTCTGAGGATGGGGGAACCAATGCTCTTCCCCTACACAAAGGTCAGCCAGTGAAGAAGGGGCTGCCACTCACCCTCCTCACAGCCTGGATCCACCTTGTGGGGTCTCTGCTTCCACCCCTCTTGCTGGGGATGGTGCCCACCTGTGGGTGTCATGGTGATGAAACCCGGTAGGGAGCTCCTGGCACCAACACACAGCATGTGCTCAGCAACACTAACTCCCAGGTCCCCGAGCCCCAGGCCTCCATGGCCCTGGCCCCCACAGTCCCTCTGCTGGCATCTTTCCCAGGCTTGGGCCCCCCTCCAGCACTGCTGGTCTCAGCTCCGTTGTGAAGAGGCCAGGCCAAACCGCACCGAAATGAAGATGGTGGGCACCCGAACAGTCAGAGagagtggggaggcaggagccagAGGAGCAGGGAGAATCAGTCCCTGCAAGGAGGGGTCCCAGGAGCAGGGACACTAGAAAGGTCTTGAAGCATGTGTAGGAGCTCACAGGAAGAGGGCCAGAGGGTCCCCAGGGAGGAGTGGGTCTGCTCTGGCATCCTGCTAGGCTGCTTTCCTGAAGCTCTTGCACCAGTAGTTCAGCAAATCCACCCTTTATGGTTTTTCTGTTTCTAGTGGTCAGACCTGCAGGGTTCTTAGGCTTTCAGAAATATGGTGCTTTAAAACCTGTGTCCCAGATCAGTGTCCTCCAGAGAGCAGGCCTGTCTGTGTGGACTGGCCTTCTGTGTGGACGAGGGAGATCCTGGCTGTGGTGCTGAGAGGGCCCAGCCCCAGACCACACAGGGAATGCCACCCGCAGCTCaccccagggagggaaggggcagagagagaagtAGGACAGATCCCCAGGTCAGGGGCAAACCCAAGTGGCCCGAGGGGCTCCCCTAAGCACACTGTCCCTCTTCACTCTGCCGAGGCTCCACGGAGTCCTGAGTCAGGAGCACTGGGAAGGCCCCGGTTCCAATGCCTGCATGTGAGTGCCCCCCTCCAGCCTGGGCCCTGGGTTTCTGAGGAGCAGGCACAGCTCTTGATATGAGATCCAGAGGGAGCAGGGTTTGACCTGGAAAACCAATGCTTCTCATGCACGCAGCACCCTGGGCCCAAGGGGCCTCATCCTTGGCTGGTGACCCTTACTCCTTGGCCTTGGTGGTCCCTGGGAGGTTCCAGGGTGGTCTCCTCGCCGTGGCAGGAATGGCCAGAGGCTTGCAGATGGTGCGGGGTGGGCGGCGGTCCTGTTCCGGGGTGAGGCACAGGCAGGGGTGCAGGGCGGCAGGGTCGGGGTGTGGCCCACGGTGCTCTCATTCTGCAGGAGACTCCTCCAGGAGAGCCTTTTGGGTTCCCCCCCCCGACTCTCAGCCTCCTTGTTACCCTGTCCTGCTGTCCTTGGTCTGAGTGCTTCCATCCCTCATGCTGTTTACATAGTGGGTGATCAGGATGCGGCCAATCAGGCAGGGCCAGTCCCTTCTAATTTATGGTGGATTTGGACCCTGGGATGAGATTTGACCCCAGAACATTTCTTGCACCACTTCTGCAACAAACTGAGGGCTTGTGTGCCCCACAGCAGATACTGAAGCCTGATGGGGGGCCATTGGGAAGTGCCTGAGTCGGGAGGGTGGAGCCTCCGTGAGTGGATCGGTGCCCTTACGTGAGAGCCCAGAGAGCTCTTTTGTCCCTtgggccatgtgaggacacggtGAGTAGATAACCTTCTAGTGACCAGGTCCCAGGCTCCAACCAGACACCAGATTTGCCATATCTCGGACGCCCAGCCTCCCAACTGAGAAGTAAACGTTGGCTGTTCAGACCTCCCTACCTCTGGTGTTTTAAATCAGCCATGACCCCAACACTCAACTTTGTTCTTGGTTCAGCAACACCAGAATGCCCCTGCATTGGGTTCGCTGatgggctgggccctgggccctggtcTGCTGTCCTGCATGGCCCCCTCTGGGGCCTCCATGGTCAGGGGCAACATTAGAGTCCAAACGCCCCTTGGGTGCCTGGGTTTGAAAGCTACAGGTCCCAGAGGACCTGCCTGGGAATTTGGGAATGAGCACACCCAGAGCACCCCTGGCTTCTGTGCCCTGCGGTGTTGGCTCTGTGTGGACCCTGAGCCCGCAGCTAGGACAACTCTGGAGACCCGGGGCAGCTGTTTGGGCAGGCCATGCCCCACCACGGGTGACACAGGCCATCCTGGAACACAAAGGAATGTGGGCAGGGAAGGGAACCCAGCCCTGGAGCAGGAGGACCTAGAATCACCAATGTGGAATGTTCTAGAAAGTTACCCTTTGCTTTGGCGTCACTGTGGGCACCCAGTatatttccatcctttgactCCTGCTTCTCCAGTTCTCATTATGACATATTTATAGTCCAGATTGCTGAGACCTCTGAAAATATCCAAATCTTCACACCCGTGTTCTCACCTGAGGGGTTCTCACCTGGCTAAGAAGAGAGAAGTGAGGGCGGGGACTCAGGAATAGACCACGGAAGGAGATGCATCTTCCAGGGGAACTCAAAGTCAGCCTGGGGCCCCCTGAGGTCTGGGGCTAGCAAGAACTCTGTGTCCCCGCAgcctgtgtatgtgtttggggtGGTCCTCCCTGGCTCCACTGAGGCAGTAAAGACATGGCAACAGTGGGGACCAGGGGTCCCAGCGGCCTGGAGCACACTCTGCTCAGAGTGAGAGACATCACCTGGCCATGGGGTGGGGACGCTGGTCTGGGAGGCTCAGGGCTGGGGCCTCAGTGTGACATGGGACCCGTGGGGCACTGGAGAAATCAGAGCTGGCCACAGTGCTGACGGGCTCTTCCTGGCCCAGACAGACTCCTTCTCACCCGGACAGCCTCCTTTCACCACAGCACTGTCTGTGGCTCCTTAGGGAAGGAGCCAGGCCTGAGGGTGCCCTGGGCACCAAgtacccccaccccctacccccaaTCATGCCCCCTGCTCCTCTCAGGCCAGGACCCAGCATTACCACAGCAGCTGAGGTCGGACTGGGGCTTCTGGGCTGGGCCTTGACTCATCCCATCCCTGCTCCTCGCCTCACGCAACGTGACCTGCTCAGAAGGCACTGATGGGGCCCTGGATCGGTCCTGGCCCAGGCTTCTTCCTGGACTTCTGGTGGCCCTAAGCAGCCCAGATTCTCTGTGGCCACTATACAGGGAATCCCACTCAAGGCCAGATGTACAGGCTCTGCCCACGTGCGCCACTCAGGTGCCCACGTCTGCAGGGGACTGCCAGTCCTGTTCCCACAAATGACAATGCAGAGATGTGATAAAAGCCACCTGTCACTCATAGAATTCAATGTTGCCTTTCTGTAAAGCCATATGCCATCTGGGCCTCAGCCAAGAAATGGCCTATAAAATCCTGAGTAATGACCTCAAAGCATCCTTTCCAATATAAAGAATATTCTAGGCAGCTGTTTCCAGGATTTATCTGTGTGAGTAATTTTATGCCCCAACCTATTACGTGCTCAGTATCCAATGCCCTCTTCAGCAGCTCCTACCCATTAGCAGCACTAATGCATCTAGAATGTGCTGACAGTCATGGGGCACAGGACCTTGTCCCTGTGGGTGACAAGAGGCAGCACTGTGCTCATGTGCTATGCCCTTTGCAGTGGGCTGAGCAGCAGAGGTGACTAGGGAATGGTGGGCTGCCTTCCTGATCTCCCTTGTCAGGGAGGAGAGAGCTCAGCCCTGTCCTGTATCTGTTTCTATGGTAACATTGAGAATAGCAGGTTTTAAGAGTTGAACATGACCCTAAGTCAGGGGTCCCCCGGAGGGCAGGCATCCTCCCTGGCAAGGGCTTTTGGGGGCCCCTGAGCACGTGCCgcaggcagagcctggagtgtggggagggaggaaccTGTTCTGGGCTCACTGTGGGGCTTGCACAATAGCAGGAGGTGTGGAGTTTCCTGGGTTggcagaggaggaaatggggttCCCAGCACAGGCTGTCACCTGACACTATCGCTGTGGCAACAGGGCTTTTGGGTCTGAGGGGAGCTGAAGCTTCAGGGTGTCAATGCACCCCCCCACAGGGTAACCCGACGTCCCCACACTGTGCAGAATATCAGCATGAGGGCTTTGCTTCAGTCTCAGAGGGCTCAGTGTAAGAAGTTTCACTGTTCTGTAGTTTATTCTCTCACTTGATTCTTGCACTTGCCTCCAAATGTCAAATATTATTAGgctaatatttttacattttcatcgCTGGCCAACAAACCTGTAGATTATATTCGTGCATAAAATGTTTGGTGaatgccttttaatttttacaaactgCTTCCTTCTAAAATAACTCCCCTATACCCAGGAAAAGACAGAATGATGTCACTGGCAACttggagataaaaatattttgcaagtCTTATCAATTTTGGATTTCTAAGT
Coding sequences within it:
- the LOC108384743 gene encoding uncharacterized protein — protein: MSPSWDIIFRSLQAPHNAVGGSTDTGLGPTPDFNPDTMGMMPPLQPSPTGLSWPQTRLWATEPPASSLPSTTMSPMDTMLPSTAITYRSPPAPHEGVGSTTADLLPNSNAALMGCHLLLPPSPTQCCLLQPQTRPMTVYRGFISSYAFNNMGPYLSQMMCARWTRAAGRRAAALTTRSRTSPAHGCPSWAHLLRSLPSRAAPPAERADSQPPARPSEPTTRVGRFPAPRATRCPPSHLHGRPLVRLHRALRRRQGVPAPRPGPAVPRGHVPSNSESRRCRLHPSSRTRSGPSTVDLRQREPLLGRDLLSQAGAAAPSPEIDRRPSTSASGTLGAQRPRGGDQARGEVSAASACATGGRRSKAQHGPRTSRVHQHLVSAGPLADGTTDQSTESAAEVGSPRGTLGATDC